From bacterium, a single genomic window includes:
- the rpiB gene encoding ribose 5-phosphate isomerase B — protein MMIAIGNDHRGYAHKVALVRRLERGGHGVLDMGCGDCASADYPDHALAVGEAVAAGDAELGVLICGSGIGMSIAANKVPGIRAALCCNDEMAATTRRHNDSNVICFSGDHTSIADAERMLELWLATEFEGGRHARRVDKIRAFERRDGDRKADA, from the coding sequence ATGATGATCGCCATCGGCAACGATCACCGCGGGTACGCACACAAGGTCGCCCTTGTCCGTCGGCTCGAGCGCGGGGGCCATGGGGTGCTCGACATGGGGTGCGGCGACTGCGCGTCGGCGGACTACCCCGATCACGCCCTGGCCGTGGGGGAGGCCGTCGCCGCGGGCGACGCCGAACTGGGCGTGTTGATCTGCGGTTCGGGCATCGGCATGAGCATCGCCGCCAACAAGGTGCCTGGCATACGCGCGGCCCTGTGCTGCAACGACGAGATGGCGGCGACGACCCGTCGCCACAACGATTCGAACGTGATCTGCTTCAGCGGCGATCACACTTCCATCGCCGACGCGGAACGCATGCTGGAGTTGTGGCTGGCAACGGAATTCGAGGGCGGCCGACACGCCCGTCGCGTGGACAAGATCCGCGCCTTCGAGAGAAGGGACGGGGACCGCAAGGCCGACGCCTGA
- a CDS encoding serine hydroxymethyltransferase, producing MEQTMNQNLHEVDPAIGAIVDKELGRQRDQLEMIASENFTSRAVMEAMGSVLTNKYAEGYPGKRYYGGCIYVDEAETLAKQRALELFGAERANVQPHSGSTANMTAYLAFLKPGDKILGLSLSHGGHLTHGHPVNFSGLLFAATHYEVDRETETIDYDRLREQARAERPRMIVGGASAYPRFWDYEILRGIADEIEAILLFDMAHVAGLVAGGVHPSPVPLCDVVTSTTHKTLRGPRGGIVLCKKEHIKAVNKMNFPGIQGGPLMHVIAAKAVCFHECLQPAFKVYAQQTVENAAVLGESLRERGFHLVSGGTDNHLLLVNVANKGLTGKDMEELLERVGITVNKNTVPFDQESPFVTSGVRLGTPALTTRGMGPEQMRRIADVMDRAVIARADEEALDGLRSETLDLCRSFPLYPDL from the coding sequence ATGGAGCAAACGATGAACCAGAACCTGCATGAGGTGGATCCGGCGATCGGGGCCATCGTCGACAAGGAGCTCGGGCGCCAGCGCGACCAGCTCGAGATGATCGCCAGCGAGAACTTCACCAGTCGCGCCGTGATGGAAGCCATGGGCAGCGTCCTGACCAACAAGTACGCGGAGGGTTACCCCGGCAAGCGCTACTACGGCGGCTGCATCTATGTGGACGAGGCGGAGACCCTGGCCAAGCAGCGGGCTCTGGAGCTTTTCGGCGCCGAACGCGCCAACGTGCAGCCCCACTCGGGCTCGACCGCCAACATGACTGCGTATCTCGCGTTCCTCAAACCGGGCGACAAGATCCTGGGCCTGTCCCTGTCGCACGGCGGGCACCTGACCCACGGCCATCCCGTCAACTTCTCGGGGCTGCTTTTCGCGGCGACCCACTACGAGGTTGACCGCGAGACCGAGACCATCGACTACGACCGCCTGCGCGAGCAGGCCCGGGCGGAACGGCCCCGGATGATCGTCGGCGGCGCCAGCGCCTATCCCCGGTTCTGGGACTACGAGATCCTGCGCGGGATCGCTGACGAGATCGAGGCGATCCTGCTGTTCGACATGGCGCACGTGGCCGGCCTGGTCGCCGGCGGCGTCCATCCCAGCCCGGTGCCCCTGTGCGACGTGGTCACATCGACGACCCACAAGACCCTGCGCGGACCCCGCGGCGGCATCGTTCTCTGCAAGAAGGAGCACATCAAGGCCGTCAACAAGATGAACTTTCCCGGCATCCAGGGCGGACCGCTCATGCACGTGATCGCTGCCAAGGCCGTCTGCTTTCACGAGTGCCTGCAGCCGGCCTTCAAGGTCTACGCACAGCAGACGGTCGAGAACGCGGCCGTGCTGGGCGAGTCCCTGCGCGAGCGCGGTTTCCATCTCGTGAGCGGCGGCACGGACAATCATCTGTTGCTGGTGAACGTCGCGAACAAGGGCCTGACCGGCAAGGACATGGAGGAGCTGCTGGAACGGGTTGGCATCACGGTCAACAAGAACACGGTGCCTTTCGACCAGGAGAGCCCGTTCGTGACCAGCGGCGTCAGGCTGGGCACGCCAGCCCTGACGACCCGGGGCATGGGACCCGAGCAGATGCGCCGGATCGCCGACGTGATGGACCGGGCCGTGATCGCCCGCGCCGACGAGGAGGCGCTCGACGGGCTGCGCTCCGAGACCCTGGACCTGTGCCGGTCGTTCCCGCTCTACCCCGACCTGTAG